In the Devosia sp. SL43 genome, one interval contains:
- a CDS encoding RDD family protein, with amino-acid sequence MDQTYQNARPTLPDPATAPELFEGLLTRRVAAFVIDLFVMGMMILAFSLVGLIAGFLTFGLAWLGLFLVVPATIILYYGATLGSPKRATLGMQAMDIVLTPTRGQPLDGWMAFIHAGVFWITTWISWPLSLLFALFTPRRQMIHDLITGTLMVRRSPMVRHWRAQSARTSQAY; translated from the coding sequence ATGGACCAGACCTATCAGAATGCTCGCCCTACCCTGCCCGATCCTGCCACTGCCCCTGAGCTGTTCGAGGGGTTGCTGACGCGCCGTGTTGCAGCGTTTGTCATCGATCTGTTCGTCATGGGAATGATGATCCTGGCGTTCTCGTTGGTCGGCTTGATTGCCGGGTTTCTGACGTTTGGGCTCGCCTGGCTGGGGCTGTTCCTCGTCGTACCGGCGACGATCATTCTCTATTATGGCGCGACGCTAGGTTCTCCCAAGCGGGCCACGCTGGGCATGCAGGCGATGGATATCGTGCTGACGCCGACGCGTGGGCAGCCACTGGATGGCTGGATGGCCTTCATCCATGCCGGCGTGTTCTGGATCACCACCTGGATTTCCTGGCCGCTGTCGCTGCTGTTCGCGCTGTTTACCCCGCGCCGGCAGATGATCCACGACCTGATCACCGGTACGCTGATGGTTCGTCGTTCGCCGATGGTACGGCATTGGCGCGCCCAATCGGCGCGGACCAGCCAAGCTTATTGA
- a CDS encoding cytidine deaminase family protein, whose protein sequence is MSVDTASWGLCAERSAIAAMITAGEYTISRIVAVWRNPETGELHVLPPCGHCREFMRQVDSGNLTTTVVLGPDRVLTLAELLPEHEWPAPPR, encoded by the coding sequence GTGTCTGTCGACACGGCCAGTTGGGGTCTCTGCGCGGAGCGCAGTGCCATTGCGGCCATGATTACCGCCGGGGAATATACGATCTCCAGGATCGTCGCGGTGTGGCGCAATCCCGAGACTGGGGAACTGCATGTGCTGCCACCGTGCGGCCATTGCCGCGAGTTCATGCGCCAGGTCGATAGCGGTAACCTGACGACTACGGTTGTCCTTGGCCCAGACAGGGTGCTGACACTGGCGGAGCTGTTGCCCGAGCATGAGTGGCCAGCGCCTCCCCGATAA
- the hemB gene encoding porphobilinogen synthase encodes MSNDWQKHDMDFLGGRRLRRTRGTAWSRAMVRETTLQPSDLIWPLFAIDGHNEKTQIRTMPGVERLSVDLCVEAAKAARDAGIPALALFPNTPDHLRSENGAEAYNPDNLMCRALSAIKSAVPEIGLIADVALDEYSSDGQDGLVRDGEILNDETVAVMIRSALVQAKAGADIIAPSDMMDGRVAAIRAALDEAGFDHVQIMAYAAKYASYYYGPFREAVGSGSRLKGDKRTYQMDYANSDEAMREIAQDIEEGADSVMVKPGLPYLDIVRRAKDNFNIPIYAYQVSGEFAMIEMAAAAGAIDRKGAILESLWAFKRAGASGVLTYFALEVARELGR; translated from the coding sequence ATGTCCAACGACTGGCAGAAGCACGACATGGATTTTCTCGGCGGACGGCGGCTGCGCCGGACGCGCGGGACGGCGTGGAGCCGGGCCATGGTGCGCGAGACCACATTGCAGCCGTCGGACCTGATCTGGCCGCTGTTCGCGATCGATGGGCATAACGAGAAGACACAAATCCGCACCATGCCGGGGGTGGAGCGACTGAGCGTGGACCTGTGCGTCGAGGCGGCGAAGGCGGCGCGGGATGCGGGGATACCGGCGCTGGCACTGTTTCCCAACACCCCTGACCATCTGCGGAGCGAGAATGGCGCCGAGGCTTACAATCCGGACAATCTGATGTGCCGGGCGCTGAGCGCGATCAAGTCGGCCGTGCCGGAGATCGGGCTGATCGCCGATGTGGCGCTGGACGAGTATTCCAGCGACGGCCAGGACGGGCTGGTGCGGGATGGGGAAATTCTCAACGATGAGACCGTCGCGGTGATGATCCGCTCGGCGTTGGTGCAGGCCAAGGCGGGGGCGGATATCATTGCGCCGTCGGACATGATGGATGGGCGGGTGGCGGCGATCCGCGCGGCGCTGGACGAAGCGGGCTTCGACCATGTGCAGATCATGGCTTATGCGGCCAAGTATGCGTCCTACTATTACGGACCGTTCCGTGAGGCCGTGGGATCGGGCAGCCGGCTCAAAGGCGACAAGCGCACTTACCAGATGGACTATGCCAATTCCGACGAAGCGATGCGCGAGATTGCGCAGGACATCGAGGAAGGGGCCGATAGCGTGATGGTGAAGCCCGGGCTGCCGTATCTGGATATCGTGCGGCGGGCAAAGGACAACTTCAACATCCCCATCTACGCCTATCAGGTGAGCGGCGAGTTCGCGATGATCGAGATGGCGGCGGCGGCCGGGGCAATCGATCGCAAGGGCGCGATCCTGGAGAGCTTGTGGGCCTTCAAGAGGGCCGGGGCGAGTGGGGTGCTGACTTACTTCGCGCTGGAAGTGGCGCGGGAACTGGGGCGGTAA
- a CDS encoding MmyB family transcriptional regulator, with protein MSQLDLALGASVSTRHVSFMESERAKPSADMVLRLAEALDLPLRERNAMLTAAGFAPMFGDSDWQSEQMAEVRRAAALLLKAHEPYPAVVLDVAFNILDANPAALGMIRADRDVLGRANLVDYVFNPGPVRDSIVNWSEVAEYLLHRMREGVRRHGPQSAMGAVMRRAMLQPGASALSTVRGQWRGSVLLPLTFVTGGVTTQWFTTVTSFGAPQDALAEEITIEQFHPVEH; from the coding sequence GCACGTATCGTTCATGGAGTCAGAGCGGGCCAAGCCGAGCGCAGACATGGTGCTGCGGCTGGCCGAGGCGTTGGACCTGCCGCTGCGGGAGCGCAATGCGATGCTAACCGCGGCCGGCTTTGCGCCGATGTTTGGCGACAGCGACTGGCAGAGCGAGCAGATGGCCGAGGTTCGCCGGGCAGCCGCGCTGTTGTTGAAGGCGCATGAGCCCTACCCGGCCGTGGTACTCGACGTGGCGTTCAACATTCTCGACGCCAATCCGGCGGCGCTTGGCATGATCAGGGCAGACCGCGATGTGCTCGGTCGGGCCAACCTTGTCGACTATGTCTTCAACCCCGGGCCGGTGCGGGACTCGATCGTCAACTGGAGTGAAGTGGCGGAGTACCTGTTGCATCGCATGCGCGAGGGGGTGCGGCGGCACGGGCCACAGTCGGCGATGGGTGCGGTGATGCGGCGGGCGATGCTACAGCCTGGTGCCAGCGCGCTATCGACGGTGCGCGGGCAGTGGCGCGGTTCGGTGCTGCTGCCATTGACCTTCGTTACGGGTGGGGTAACGACACAGTGGTTCACGACCGTCACCAGTTTCGGCGCGCCGCAGGATGCGCTGGCCGAGGAGATCACGATCGAGCAATTTCACCCGGTCGAGCATTAG